In Armatimonadota bacterium, the genomic stretch CGAAATGGAATTGGTAATTGCGAAGTTGCCGTTCTTCAGGGTCCGCTTAAGCATCTCCTCAATACCTGGTTCGAAGATGGGAGCAATTCCTGCACGAATTGACTCAACCTTTTTAGGGTCTTTATCAACGCAAGTGACTTCGTTTCCTAAGTCGGCGAGCACCAATCCGGTGACCAAACCGACATAACCAGTTCCAACAACTGCTACCTTCATATTTGACTCAGACTAAATTGTCGGCAACTTGCCAACAGAATTTGACGCTTGGCGTCAATCGAATTTGAATTGTGATTCGATGTCCTCATGCCGGATTTCGTCCACAGGTTCAGTCTTACCCTTTCCAGCATACAGTTGGTTCGGAAAGTTAAGAACGTATGCATCTTCTGAGCCGACATTCCTGTAACCATGAACGACTCCTGGTGGCACGATGATCGCAACCGGGTTCGACTTGCCCACCAGAAATGTGTAGCTCCATTTGGGTTCTCCTGGGCGGTTTTCCCACAACCGAACCTCGTATTCACCATCCACGAAACAGAACAGATCTGTCTGGTTGACATGCTCGTGCGGTCCGCGAGCGATCCCCGGGTGAGTCACGCTGATGTATCCCATCGTGGGCAGGGTGCCCTCCGGTATTTCATCTGATCGAAATAGCTCGGTGAGGTGTCCACGCGAGTCAACATGGGTTCCGAGTGGCTTGATCACGACTCCGGCGGCTAAATCATTTGGCATGTCGATGAAATGTACCTGCGAACATCGTGCCATACAGCCACAATATAGGGAAGCTATGAGAGTTGTTTTGACTGGTGGAGCTGGTTTTCTGGGATCGCACCTCTCGGACTTGCTGTTGAGCAAGGGGCATGAGGTTGTGGCGATTGACAGCCTCATCACTGGGTCTGGGCAAAACATAGCGCACTTGAAGGGCAATCCAAAGTTTGAGTTTGTCAGGCACGACTGCTCGCTTCCGTTCACCGTTGATGGAACGGTGGATTTTGTTGCCCACTTCGCCTCCGCTGCTTCTCCCGACGACTTCAAGAAGATTCCGTTCGATGTTCTCCGAGCCGGTTCCTACGCCACGGATAACTGCCTCGATCTGGCTGTGTCAAAGGGTGCTAAGTTCATTTTGGCTTCCACCTCGGAAGTCTACGGCGACCCTCAGTTTTCACCGCAACCCGAGTCTTACTGGGGCAACGTCAATCCGAATGGTCCACGCTCGGTTTACGACGAAGCCAAAAGATTTGCCGAAGCCACGACGATGGCTTACCATCGCTTCAAAGGCGTCGACACGCGGATCATTAGGTTCTTCAACACATACGGACCAAGGATGCGACTCGACGACGGTCGCGTCGTTCCAAACTTTGTCAACCAAGCCTTGAGGAATCAACCGATTACGATCTACGGCGACGGCTCTCAGACTCGATCATTTGGTTACTGCGCCGATATTCTGGACTGCGTATACCGACTCATGGAATCCGACCTCCACGATCCCGTCAACATCGGCACCGAGCAGGAACGAACGATCCTTCAATTCGCCGAAGCGGTAATCAAAGTGACCGGCTCTTCTTCCGAGATCGTTTATTTCGATGCGGCCGTCGACGATCCAAAGCAGCGGCGCCCCGATATCACCCGTGCAAGGACACTGCTTGGTTGGGAGCCAACGACTCAACTTGAGGAAGGACTTGCGAAAACGGTACAGTACTTCCGCGAGTTGATGTAGATTGATGGAATGATTGGCACGATTTTAGCGTTAAAACGAGTGAGAATTTGATTTGGAGCAGGTCGCAACACTAGAAGCAAAGCAAGAGAAAGGCTCAATGCTGGACGATGTCCAGGCGGTTTTGCGGCGCGTTCTTGACTGGGTCAAAGACGGAGGGCTTGCTCGCGTCTCTCGGCATGAGCTTTTTATTCCTTCGGTAGTCGGTCTGATCGGGCTCAGCCTTATGTTCTGGCCGCTTTATCGCCAGGTCTACAAGATGTGGAACGAGGACGACAACTACTCTCACATCATCCTGGTTCCGTTTTTGATCATTTGGCAGCTTCACCGGCGACGAGACATGTTTGTTGAGTCCGCGCGGAAAAGCGCGCCGATGGTTCTTCTTCTCCTGGCTCCGCTGGCTTACTTCCAATACATCGCGTTCATCGGCGACTGGTGGGCCATGCAGTCCATTTGCTTCATTGCAGCGGTCTTCGGGGTCGTTTGGACGCTGTTTGGTGGGCACTGGGCATGGAGGGCACTACTGCCGATCCTCTTCATCGTCTTCATGCTCCCAATTGCAAGCTCGTATCTTGACGCGAACACTAACGAGTTGCAAATCGCCTCGACGACGGTTGCTGAGAAGCTGTTAGCGTTGACCGGATTCGGTCCCACTCGCCTCGATCCAACCTCAATTCAACTCAACTCTTACGCTTTGAACATAGCAGTGCCTTGTTCGGGTCTAAAGCTTCTGGTGGCCGTGACCTGCTTTACATGTCACTTCATCCTATTCGCCCGTTCGACGATCAACTTCAATTTCATGATGTTGCTGATGATCGTTCCCCTTTGCTTGCTAATGAATGGCCTTCGCATCGCGATGATCGGGATGGTCGGCGAACAATGGGGGGCTCCGGCTGGTGCCGCCTTCCACGACTGGAGCGGCTACATCATGCTCCTCATTTGCTTCTGGATTATCTTCAAGGCAGCGAGACTGCTGGGATGGAAAGAATGAAAAAAACCCTCTGGATTCTGTCGGGACTGCTCACAACCATTGGCTTGGGTTACAACTTCGCGCCAAGACCGCCGGAAAAGATTCTCACCGAAGACCAAGTCATCGCGATGCTGCCCACAAAGGTCGGTCGCTTTCAGCCGATGCTCAAGGACGGCGAGAAAGTGTCCTACAAGATGGACAAGAGCTCATACGACATTCTCAAGCCATGGGGGATCTGTGCTCGAGTTTTCGTGAACGGCAACGAGTCCTATGATGTCGTAGCGATCGCGAGCAACAGCAAAGAAAGCTTCCACGATCCCCAGATCTGCTTCTCAGCCCAAGGCTGGCGACTCTCAAACCAACGAGAAGACGTGATCAAAACCAAGACGCACGGCGATATTCCAATCACCCTTGTGGATATGGAGCAGGGCGGAAACGCCCGCGTTGCAATGTACTTCTTCCGATTGAACAAGGGCTACTACGGAAACATGTCGAAGGTGAAGCGCGACATGCTCATGTACTTGTTCACGAATCGAGCAAAAGACGAAGGCGCCTTCATCCGCGTGATTCCGACCGGTACTGTCGATGTCGCGAAGATGAAGCTCTTCGTTGCCGATTGGGTCGACGCCGCGAATCAGACAAGCAAAGGATACTACTGATCGGCTTGAGTTAGCGAAGGTCTTACTTCCCTAGAAATCGACCCCAGCGAAGCGCACGAAAGATCAACCTTGTGGCTTGTCGACGTGAAGCTTTGAAGACTTTTCATAGGACATTGCCCATGTGACTTTGTCGTCAGCAAACCGCACCCACAGCTCGTGGAACTCGCTGACCTTCTTGTAGCGATAAATGAATGCAGGCTTTCCTGTCTTCTTCTCGCCCGTCTTGGTGAGTGCCTTCATGTCTTCTTCGACAATCTCGTCTGGCTCCCCATGAACGGCTTTAACTTCGGAGATCGACATTCCTGGGGTCATCTTTGCAGCGAGTTCATCGACCATGACTCTGCTCCCAGCTTCGTCTTGCTTGCAACCACAGAGAGTGAGCATTAGCAGGGCTACCCCGATCGAGAGACCAATTGATTTCATCATAAGATATTACTCTAGTACAACAAAAAACCCTCCATTACTGGAGGGTTTTTGCACTGTCTGCGGTGGCTCTTTTAGTTCGAGCCAGGTAACTTCTCGGTATCGCCAACGCCTTGGTTAAGGTTTGCCTTATCCGCTTTGACGGCTTCTGGAGCATTTTTACCGGCTCCTTCAGGTGCTGTTTCTCCGCCAGAACATCCAGCGAAAAGTGCACCAACGACCACGAGACCAAGAACAAGTGTGAATTTCTTCATCTTTCTCAGATTACCAGTTGCAGGGGTTGACCGTCCACGTCAGAGGGTATGTATCTCCGTTGTTGTCAGGTCGGAACAGTGCAGGGTACTGCACTGTGGTGGATCCGCAGAGTGAGTGGATGCCGCTGGTCAGCTGGCCGTTTGCAGGAACAGACAACCATGGTTGCTGGTAGCTCGCGCCACGAACTGGAACATACTTAGCCGAAGTATCGGTATAAGCAAAGACAGTTCCCTGACCGTAGTGGTGCATGCTGTTCAGAGTTGAGTCGACGAAGCGGAAGAATTGGTATGGCTGAAGAACAACCGCACCGGTGACTGGGTGTCCGCCTGCGTTGAATCGGCAAGGAAGAGGATTAGTAGCTGAGCCGGATCCGGTGCAAAGAAGCACAGGAGCTGCGGAGTAGCTACCGCCACGCCAGTTCTGCTTGAACGATCCAGCCCAGAACAAAGGAATGTTCGAAGGTCGGTTGATCGCGGTCATGCTGTACTGGTGAAGAAGTCCGTTCATGGTTAGAGCGGAAGTCGTCGGAGGGCGTACGAACGATGCCATGTAGGCAGCGGTGTAGATGTCTCGTCGGTTGAACGTCGGTTGCTCCATCATCTGCCAGTTCTTGATGTATGGCTGAGTAGAGTTGATCCATGCTTGTCCGTCGGTCTGAGTACAAATCGCAGCATCTGCACCTGCAGGCGTGGTTGCCGCCCAGTTCCAGCTAGCGATGGTTCCGGGAAGTCCGAGGCCGCATGCGCTACCGTCCGAGATGGAAGTTGCCGAAGGGGCGTTGTCATCAGCGTCCGTGGTGTAAATGATTGCACCGGTAGCCGTCTGCTTGATGTTGCTGATTCCTTGGGCTTTCTTTGCGGCTTCTTTAGCCTGTGCAAAGACTGGGAAGAGAATCGCTGCGAGGATCGCGATGATCGCGATAACCACGAGGAGTTCGATGAGTGTGAATGCTCGTTTCATTTATGATTTCCCTTGTGGCATCGTTGCCACACATGTAAACCGACTTGCAACCCTCAGAGAGTGTTCCTTATCGGTGGGAATATATTATCACTGACTTTGTCGAAACTGAGAGTGTTTTGAAAGAATTTCCCAAATATTAGTGAATCAGGGAACTTTGACGAGTTCCCTCAACGATCGATTTCACCCAAAACAATGTCAATCGAGCCAATGATCGCGATCAAGTCAGCGATCATTCGATCTTTTGCCAAAACCTCAAGAGATTTGAGATTCATGAAACTGCTAGGTCTTTCGTGCCATCGGTAGGGACGGTTGGTCCCGTCGCTCACGATATAGAAGCCCAATTCCCCCTTTGAGCCTTCCACGGCGGCGTACGACTCTCCCACCGGAGGTCGAAAGCCTTCGGTGTAGAGTTTGAAGTGGTGGATGAGCGATTCCATTGAGAAATCAATCTCGGGCTTGGGCGGAGGCGCGATCTTGCGATCAGCCGTGCAGTAATCGCCTTCAGGAAGGCCATCGATGGCCTGCTCGATGATCTTCGCACTCTCGCGAAGTTCGACCATTCGGACCAAATAGCGGTCGTAGACATCACCGGTTCGGCCGACTGGGACCGAAAAGTTGAAGTCTTCGTAAGAAGAGTAAGGCTTGTCCTTGCGCAGATCCCAGTTGATTCCGCTGGCACGCAAAATGGGCCCCGAACACCCAAGTGAAAGAGCATCCGAAGCTGACAAAATCCCAACATCGTAGGTTCGCTCTTTCCAGATTGGGTTTTCGTTGATCAGGGCTTCAAGCGTGTCCATCTCGTTATCGAAACTTTTCAGGAATTCTCGGAGCCGCGGCTCGAACTCTGCGGGTACATCGCCACGAAGTCCGCCGGGAACGATCCAAGAAGGCATCATCCGGACGCCGCTCACCATTTCAAAGATGTCTAGAATGAGTTCGCGCTGTTGAAAAGTATAAAAGAACGGGGTCATCGCGCCCATGTCGAGCGCGTGGGTACCAAGCCAGACGAGGTGCGATGCGATGCGGCTTAGCTCTGCGAGGATGACGCGAATGTATTGTGCCCGCTTTGGAATTTCGCAACCCAGAAGCTGCTCTACCGCAAGCGCATGAGCTAAGTTGTTACCGTTGGCATTGAGGTAATCCATGCGGTCCGTCATCGGGACGCATTTCAGATACTGCTGGTACTCAGCTTCCTTCTCCATCCCAGTGTGGAGATAGCCAATCACGCACTTACACTGAACAATGGTTTCGCCGTCGAGCTCGGTGATGACTCGAAGGACGCCGTGAGTGGATGGGTGCTGAGGACCCATGTTGACGATCATGGTGTTTTCGCCAACACGCTGGAAGATCGTCTCGGTGGACGGCATAAAGGTTTGTTGGTTCATCGTCCGCTGACCTCTTCGGTTCCGGTCTTGCCCTCAAAACTCTCTCCGGCATGGGGGCGCATTTTGTCTTCGACGGCTGGTCCGCGAGTTCCGATATCAAACAGAACGTCTTCACCGCCAAGCGGGTACTCCTTTCGTAGCGGGAAACCGACCCAGTCGTCAGGAAGCATGAAGCGCTCGCCGGGTTTCAGTTCGTTTCCGGTGAATTTTATGCCGTACATGTCGCCGATCTCTTTCTCGGGGTACTCGGCCCCTTGATAAACCGGAATTGCGGATGGGATGGATTCACCATCGCTCACACTAGTCTTCACAAAGACTCGGTTTCCGCTCGAAAGCGAAAGAAGGTTGTAGACGACCTCGAAGCGGCCCGAGAGATCTCGCTCATGGGTCCAGGTGCTGTAGTCCGCACCAACGCACTCGCTAAAGAACTTATAG encodes the following:
- a CDS encoding NADH-quinone oxidoreductase subunit C, translating into MVAETETLQSLLGERLLKIAEKHAGTYFCVAPSDLLETLTVLREKHDYKFFSECVGADYSTWTHERDLSGRFEVVYNLLSLSSGNRVFVKTSVSDGESIPSAIPVYQGAEYPEKEIGDMYGIKFTGNELKPGERFMLPDDWVGFPLRKEYPLGGEDVLFDIGTRGPAVEDKMRPHAGESFEGKTGTEEVSGR
- a CDS encoding exosortase-associated EpsI family protein, whose product is MKKTLWILSGLLTTIGLGYNFAPRPPEKILTEDQVIAMLPTKVGRFQPMLKDGEKVSYKMDKSSYDILKPWGICARVFVNGNESYDVVAIASNSKESFHDPQICFSAQGWRLSNQREDVIKTKTHGDIPITLVDMEQGGNARVAMYFFRLNKGYYGNMSKVKRDMLMYLFTNRAKDEGAFIRVIPTGTVDVAKMKLFVADWVDAANQTSKGYY
- a CDS encoding UDP-glucuronic acid decarboxylase family protein; protein product: MRVVLTGGAGFLGSHLSDLLLSKGHEVVAIDSLITGSGQNIAHLKGNPKFEFVRHDCSLPFTVDGTVDFVAHFASAASPDDFKKIPFDVLRAGSYATDNCLDLAVSKGAKFILASTSEVYGDPQFSPQPESYWGNVNPNGPRSVYDEAKRFAEATTMAYHRFKGVDTRIIRFFNTYGPRMRLDDGRVVPNFVNQALRNQPITIYGDGSQTRSFGYCADILDCVYRLMESDLHDPVNIGTEQERTILQFAEAVIKVTGSSSEIVYFDAAVDDPKQRRPDITRARTLLGWEPTTQLEEGLAKTVQYFRELM
- a CDS encoding dTDP-4-dehydrorhamnose 3,5-epimerase; amino-acid sequence: MARCSQVHFIDMPNDLAAGVVIKPLGTHVDSRGHLTELFRSDEIPEGTLPTMGYISVTHPGIARGPHEHVNQTDLFCFVDGEYEVRLWENRPGEPKWSYTFLVGKSNPVAIIVPPGVVHGYRNVGSEDAYVLNFPNQLYAGKGKTEPVDEIRHEDIESQFKFD
- the nuoD gene encoding NADH dehydrogenase (quinone) subunit D, with translation MIVNMGPQHPSTHGVLRVITELDGETIVQCKCVIGYLHTGMEKEAEYQQYLKCVPMTDRMDYLNANGNNLAHALAVEQLLGCEIPKRAQYIRVILAELSRIASHLVWLGTHALDMGAMTPFFYTFQQRELILDIFEMVSGVRMMPSWIVPGGLRGDVPAEFEPRLREFLKSFDNEMDTLEALINENPIWKERTYDVGILSASDALSLGCSGPILRASGINWDLRKDKPYSSYEDFNFSVPVGRTGDVYDRYLVRMVELRESAKIIEQAIDGLPEGDYCTADRKIAPPPKPEIDFSMESLIHHFKLYTEGFRPPVGESYAAVEGSKGELGFYIVSDGTNRPYRWHERPSSFMNLKSLEVLAKDRMIADLIAIIGSIDIVLGEIDR
- a CDS encoding prepilin-type N-terminal cleavage/methylation domain-containing protein, which encodes MKRAFTLIELLVVIAIIAILAAILFPVFAQAKEAAKKAQGISNIKQTATGAIIYTTDADDNAPSATSISDGSACGLGLPGTIASWNWAATTPAGADAAICTQTDGQAWINSTQPYIKNWQMMEQPTFNRRDIYTAAYMASFVRPPTTSALTMNGLLHQYSMTAINRPSNIPLFWAGSFKQNWRGGSYSAAPVLLCTGSGSATNPLPCRFNAGGHPVTGAVVLQPYQFFRFVDSTLNSMHHYGQGTVFAYTDTSAKYVPVRGASYQQPWLSVPANGQLTSGIHSLCGSTTVQYPALFRPDNNGDTYPLTWTVNPCNW
- a CDS encoding exosortase/archaeosortase family protein, giving the protein MEQVATLEAKQEKGSMLDDVQAVLRRVLDWVKDGGLARVSRHELFIPSVVGLIGLSLMFWPLYRQVYKMWNEDDNYSHIILVPFLIIWQLHRRRDMFVESARKSAPMVLLLLAPLAYFQYIAFIGDWWAMQSICFIAAVFGVVWTLFGGHWAWRALLPILFIVFMLPIASSYLDANTNELQIASTTVAEKLLALTGFGPTRLDPTSIQLNSYALNIAVPCSGLKLLVAVTCFTCHFILFARSTINFNFMMLLMIVPLCLLMNGLRIAMIGMVGEQWGAPAGAAFHDWSGYIMLLICFWIIFKAARLLGWKE